The Streptomyces sp. CC0208 genome window below encodes:
- a CDS encoding acyl-CoA synthetase: MTPGHGSTVDGVLRRSARRTPARVAVEYGERSWTYEELDDAVSRAARLLLDQGLDRGDRVGAYGHNSDAYLIAFLACARAGLVHVPVNQNLTGDELAYLVGQSGSSLVLADPGLAGRLPDGVRTLPLRDSADSLLTRLAATPRYDGPEARGEDLVQLLYTSGTTALPKGAMMPHRALVHEYLSAITACDLSAGDRPVHSLPLYHSAQMHVFLLPYLAVGATNIILDAPDGDRLFDLIEQGRADSLFAPPTVWIALTNRPDFATRDLGGLRKAYYGASIMPVPVLERLRERLPKLAFYNCFGQSEIGPLATVLAPDEHKGRMDSCGRTVLFVDARVVDEDGKDVPDGTPGEIVYRSPQLCEGYWDKPEETEAAFRDGWFHSGDLAVRDAHGYFTIVDRVKDVINSGGVLVASRQVEDALYTHEAVAEVAVIGLPDERWVEAVTAVVVPRGEVTEAELIDHAREELAHFKAPKRVLFVDELPRNASGKILKRELRDRFSS, translated from the coding sequence ATGACGCCTGGACACGGCAGTACGGTTGACGGGGTGCTGAGGCGCAGCGCCCGGCGCACCCCAGCGCGCGTCGCGGTGGAGTACGGCGAGCGCTCATGGACGTACGAGGAACTCGACGACGCCGTCTCCCGCGCGGCGCGCCTGCTCCTCGACCAGGGCCTCGACCGCGGCGACCGGGTCGGTGCCTACGGCCACAACTCGGACGCGTATCTGATCGCCTTCCTCGCCTGCGCCCGCGCGGGACTGGTGCATGTGCCGGTCAACCAGAACCTCACCGGCGACGAACTGGCGTACCTCGTCGGCCAGTCGGGCAGCAGCCTCGTCCTCGCCGATCCCGGCCTCGCGGGACGGCTGCCGGACGGTGTGCGCACGCTGCCCCTGCGGGATTCCGCCGACTCGCTGCTGACCCGCCTCGCCGCGACGCCGCGGTACGACGGCCCCGAAGCGCGCGGCGAGGACCTCGTCCAGCTCCTGTACACCTCGGGGACGACGGCCCTGCCGAAGGGCGCGATGATGCCCCACCGCGCCCTGGTCCACGAGTACCTGAGCGCGATCACCGCCTGCGACCTGAGCGCGGGCGACCGCCCCGTGCACTCGCTGCCGCTGTACCACTCGGCCCAGATGCACGTCTTCCTGCTGCCCTACCTCGCGGTCGGCGCGACGAACATCATCCTCGACGCGCCCGACGGCGACCGCCTCTTCGACCTGATCGAACAGGGCCGCGCGGACAGCCTGTTCGCCCCGCCCACGGTGTGGATCGCGCTGACCAACCGCCCCGACTTCGCCACCCGTGACCTCGGCGGGCTGCGCAAGGCGTACTACGGCGCCTCGATCATGCCGGTGCCCGTCCTGGAACGGCTCCGCGAGCGCCTGCCGAAGCTGGCCTTCTACAACTGCTTCGGCCAGAGCGAGATCGGCCCGCTGGCCACGGTCCTCGCTCCCGACGAGCACAAGGGGCGGATGGACTCCTGCGGCCGTACCGTCCTGTTCGTCGACGCCCGGGTCGTGGACGAGGACGGCAAGGACGTGCCGGACGGCACGCCCGGCGAGATCGTCTACAGGTCGCCGCAGTTGTGCGAGGGCTACTGGGACAAACCCGAGGAGACCGAGGCGGCCTTCCGGGACGGCTGGTTCCACTCCGGTGACCTCGCGGTGCGGGACGCGCACGGCTACTTCACGATCGTCGACCGGGTCAAGGACGTCATCAACTCCGGTGGGGTGCTGGTCGCCTCACGCCAGGTCGAGGACGCGCTCTACACGCACGAGGCCGTGGCCGAGGTCGCCGTGATCGGCCTGCCCGACGAACGGTGGGTCGAGGCCGTCACCGCGGTCGTGGTCCCGCGCGGCGAGGTCACCGAGGCCGAACTGATCGACCACGCGCGCGAGGAGCTCGCCCACTTCAAGGCGCCCAAGCGGGTGCTGTTCGTGGACGAGCTGCCGCGGAACGCCAGCGGGAAGATCCTCAAGCGGGAGCTGCGGGACCGGTTCTCGTCGTGA
- the paaK gene encoding phenylacetate--CoA ligase PaaK, whose protein sequence is MADAAELLDSGERLDAGALRALQLERMRASLRHAYEHVPFYRESFDKADVRPDDCRSLSDLAKFPFTTKADLRANYPYGMFAVPRDHVRRIHASSGTTGRPTVVGYTDNDLDLWADMVARSIRAAGGRPGDVVHVAYGYGLFTGGLGAHYGAERLGCTVVPASGGMTARQVQLIQDLEPAIIMVTPSYMLTLLDEFERQGVDPRSTSLRVGVFGAEPWTEEMRREIEERFAIDAVDIYGLSEVIGPGVAQECVETKDGLHVWEDHFFPEIVDPITGEVLPDGERGELVFTSLTKEAMPVIRYRTRDLTRLLPGTARVFRRMEKVTGRSDDMVILRGVNLFPTQVEEIVLRTPGVAPHFQLRLTREGRLDALTVRAEARPGATPEAREAAAQSIAAAVKDGIGVSVGVEIVEPESLERSVGKIRRIVDLRPR, encoded by the coding sequence ATGGCGGATGCGGCGGAGCTGCTGGACTCCGGGGAAAGGCTGGACGCCGGGGCGTTGCGGGCGTTGCAGCTGGAGCGGATGCGGGCCTCGTTGCGGCACGCGTACGAGCATGTGCCGTTCTACCGGGAGTCCTTCGACAAGGCGGATGTCCGGCCGGACGACTGCCGGTCCCTGAGCGATCTGGCCAAGTTCCCGTTCACCACCAAGGCCGACCTGCGCGCGAACTATCCGTACGGGATGTTCGCCGTGCCCCGGGACCATGTGCGCCGCATCCATGCCTCCAGCGGTACCACCGGGCGCCCCACGGTCGTCGGCTACACCGACAACGATCTGGACCTGTGGGCCGACATGGTGGCACGTTCCATCCGGGCGGCCGGCGGCAGGCCGGGGGACGTGGTGCATGTGGCGTACGGCTATGGGCTGTTCACCGGCGGGCTCGGCGCGCACTACGGCGCCGAACGGCTCGGCTGTACGGTCGTCCCCGCGTCCGGCGGCATGACGGCACGCCAGGTCCAGCTCATCCAGGACCTGGAACCCGCGATCATCATGGTGACCCCGTCGTACATGCTCACGCTGCTGGACGAGTTCGAGCGACAGGGCGTCGATCCGCGCAGTACCTCCCTGCGCGTGGGCGTCTTCGGTGCCGAGCCCTGGACGGAGGAGATGCGCCGGGAGATCGAGGAGCGGTTCGCGATCGACGCCGTCGACATCTACGGGCTGTCGGAGGTGATCGGCCCGGGTGTCGCGCAGGAGTGCGTGGAGACGAAGGACGGGCTCCATGTGTGGGAGGACCACTTCTTCCCCGAGATCGTCGACCCGATCACCGGGGAGGTCCTGCCGGACGGAGAAAGGGGTGAGCTGGTGTTCACCTCGCTGACCAAGGAGGCCATGCCCGTGATCCGGTACCGGACCCGGGATCTGACCCGGCTGCTGCCGGGCACGGCCCGGGTGTTCCGGCGGATGGAGAAGGTCACCGGCCGCAGCGACGACATGGTGATCCTGCGTGGGGTGAACCTCTTCCCCACCCAGGTCGAGGAGATCGTCCTGCGTACTCCGGGCGTGGCGCCCCACTTCCAGCTCCGGCTCACCCGCGAGGGCCGCCTGGACGCCCTGACCGTGCGCGCGGAGGCCCGGCCGGGCGCCACGCCCGAGGCCCGCGAGGCCGCCGCGCAGTCCATCGCGGCGGCCGTCAAGGACGGCATCGGGGTGTCGGTCGGCGTCGAGATCGTCGAACCGGAGTCCCTGGAGCGGTCGGTCGGGAAGATCCGCCGGATCGTCGACCTGCGCCCCCGCTGA
- a CDS encoding alpha/beta hydrolase encodes MDFVKANGITLAYRSWGPEDAPPVLLLHCRGADGADWTRIAERLAVGARPRRVYAPDLRGHGRSDWPGAYGYEAMRDDMLGFLAALGVERADVVGHSLGGAVAYLLAQHAPGVVRRLVLEDVPAPMPLDPPRPPAPAPDTDPPFDWAMLRATDAQRNAPDPVWWDHMERITMPTLLIGGGATSAIPQEQVALLASMIPAARLVTVGGGHLVHETRPEEFLAVVVPFLDAPPDVTSRTPS; translated from the coding sequence ATGGACTTCGTCAAGGCGAACGGCATCACCCTCGCGTACCGGTCCTGGGGCCCCGAGGACGCGCCGCCCGTGCTGTTGTTGCACTGCCGGGGTGCGGACGGGGCCGACTGGACCCGGATCGCCGAGCGGCTTGCCGTGGGAGCACGACCGCGCCGCGTGTACGCGCCCGATCTGCGGGGGCACGGGCGCAGCGACTGGCCGGGAGCGTACGGGTACGAGGCGATGCGCGACGACATGCTCGGCTTCCTGGCCGCCCTGGGTGTCGAGCGCGCCGACGTCGTGGGTCATTCGCTGGGTGGGGCCGTCGCCTACCTCCTCGCGCAGCACGCGCCCGGTGTCGTACGACGGCTGGTCCTGGAGGACGTCCCCGCGCCGATGCCCCTCGACCCGCCGCGACCACCTGCCCCCGCCCCGGACACCGACCCGCCCTTCGACTGGGCCATGCTGCGGGCCACCGACGCGCAGCGCAACGCCCCGGACCCCGTGTGGTGGGACCACATGGAGCGGATCACCATGCCCACGCTGCTCATCGGGGGCGGTGCCACCAGTGCGATCCCGCAGGAGCAGGTCGCCCTGTTGGCCTCAATGATCCCCGCCGCCCGGCTGGTGACCGTCGGCGGCGGTCATCTCGTGCACGAGACCAGGCCGGAGGAGTTCCTGGCAGTCGTCGTGCCCTTCCTGGACGCGCCGCCGGACGTCACTTCGCGAACGCCGTCATGA
- a CDS encoding acyl-CoA synthetase, with product MEYNLADLFESVVDVVPDREALAYLDIPGTGAERRLTYAELDAAANRIGHHLLDSGVRAGEHVGLHLYNGVEYVQTLLGCLKARIVPVNVNYRYVEEELVYIYRDADLVALVFDGEFTNRVAAALPHTERLRQLVRVGAAEAEPSGLSAVDFADAEASGSPARRFPARSADDQFIIYTGGTTGMPKGVMWRQEDLFFSGLGGGAPTGEPVKRPEELAERVAAGGAGITFFPTPPLMHGTSTLTSLIGFNFGQRVVLHRKFVPEEVLRTVEREKVNAMSLVGDAMLRPLIDALAGPMMGTDMSSVFSVSSSGAIMSDTVSRQFRALVPNAMLLNNFGSSESGFNGTATEDSGPERGFRVRVNSRTQVVDPATHEPVAVGEVGRVAQCGHVPLGYYNDPRKTAETFFEKDGERWVLLGDMATVDEEGVVTVLGRGSQCINTGGEKVYPEEVEQALKAHPDVYDALVAGVPDARWGHHVAAVVQLRAGAVRMSLDDLQTHCRARLAGYKVPRQLVIAESIRRSPSGKADYRWAQKVAAVAAAPADG from the coding sequence GTGGAGTACAACCTTGCCGACCTGTTCGAGTCGGTCGTCGACGTGGTGCCGGACCGTGAGGCACTCGCGTACCTCGACATTCCGGGTACGGGTGCGGAGCGCCGTCTGACGTACGCGGAACTGGACGCCGCCGCCAACCGCATCGGTCACCATCTGCTCGACAGCGGAGTACGCGCCGGTGAGCACGTCGGACTGCATCTCTACAACGGGGTGGAGTACGTGCAGACGCTGCTGGGCTGCCTGAAGGCCCGGATCGTGCCGGTCAACGTCAACTACCGCTACGTCGAGGAGGAGTTGGTCTACATCTACCGGGACGCGGATCTGGTGGCGCTGGTCTTCGACGGCGAGTTCACGAACCGGGTGGCGGCGGCGCTGCCGCACACGGAACGGCTGCGGCAGCTGGTGCGGGTCGGGGCGGCGGAGGCGGAGCCGAGCGGGCTGTCGGCGGTGGACTTCGCGGACGCCGAGGCCTCCGGGTCGCCCGCGCGGAGGTTCCCCGCGCGTTCGGCCGACGACCAGTTCATCATCTACACCGGCGGCACCACAGGGATGCCCAAGGGAGTGATGTGGCGTCAGGAGGACCTGTTCTTCTCCGGGTTGGGCGGGGGCGCTCCGACCGGGGAGCCGGTGAAGCGACCCGAGGAACTGGCCGAGCGGGTCGCCGCGGGCGGGGCGGGGATCACCTTCTTCCCCACGCCCCCGCTGATGCACGGCACCTCGACCCTGACCTCCCTCATCGGCTTCAACTTCGGCCAACGGGTCGTCCTGCACCGCAAGTTCGTGCCCGAGGAGGTGCTGCGGACCGTCGAGCGGGAGAAGGTCAACGCCATGTCGCTGGTGGGCGACGCGATGCTGCGGCCGCTCATCGACGCGCTGGCGGGCCCGATGATGGGCACCGACATGTCGTCGGTGTTCAGCGTGTCCTCGTCGGGCGCGATCATGTCGGACACGGTGAGCCGGCAGTTCCGGGCACTCGTCCCGAACGCCATGCTGCTCAACAACTTCGGCTCCTCCGAATCCGGCTTCAACGGCACGGCCACGGAGGACTCCGGCCCCGAGCGCGGCTTCCGGGTCCGGGTCAACTCCCGTACCCAGGTGGTCGATCCCGCGACCCATGAACCCGTCGCGGTGGGCGAGGTGGGCCGGGTCGCGCAGTGCGGTCATGTGCCGCTCGGCTACTACAACGACCCCCGCAAGACCGCCGAGACCTTCTTCGAGAAGGACGGTGAGCGGTGGGTGCTGCTCGGCGACATGGCCACCGTCGACGAAGAGGGGGTCGTCACCGTCCTCGGACGGGGCTCGCAGTGCATCAACACGGGCGGCGAGAAGGTGTACCCGGAGGAGGTCGAGCAGGCGCTCAAGGCGCATCCGGACGTCTACGACGCGCTCGTGGCCGGAGTGCCGGACGCAAGGTGGGGACACCATGTGGCGGCCGTCGTCCAGTTGCGCGCGGGGGCGGTACGGATGTCCCTGGACGACCTCCAGACGCACTGCCGGGCAAGGCTCGCGGGCTACAAGGTGCCGCGCCAGCTGGTGATCGCGGAGTCCATCCGCCGGTCGCCGAGCGGCAAGGCGGACTACCGGTGGGCGCAGAAGGTGGCTGCCGTGGCGGCGGCACCGGCCGACGGGTGA
- a CDS encoding crotonase/enoyl-CoA hydratase family protein translates to MGGTEHLDIQREGATLVLTLNRPEAKNALSLPMLVGLYDGWVEADADDSIRSVVFTGAGDSFCAGMDLKALAGKGTGGERYRDRLTADPDLHWKAMLRHYRPRKPVIAAVEGYCVAGGTEMLQGTDIRVAGESATFGLFEVKRGLFPIGGSTVRLQRQIPRTHALEMLLTGRPYTAREAADIGLVGHVVPDGTALDKALEIAELVNGCGPLAVEAVKASVYETAEMTETDGLAAELKRGWPIFDTADAKEGARAFAEKRSPDYKRM, encoded by the coding sequence ATGGGTGGCACGGAACACCTCGACATCCAGCGCGAGGGCGCCACACTGGTGCTCACGCTCAACAGGCCGGAGGCGAAGAACGCGCTCTCGTTGCCGATGCTGGTCGGCCTCTACGACGGCTGGGTGGAGGCGGACGCGGACGACTCGATCCGCTCGGTGGTCTTCACCGGCGCGGGCGACTCGTTCTGCGCCGGCATGGACCTCAAGGCCCTCGCCGGCAAGGGCACCGGCGGCGAGCGGTACCGGGACCGGCTGACCGCCGACCCCGACCTGCACTGGAAGGCGATGCTGCGCCATTACCGCCCCCGCAAACCGGTGATCGCGGCCGTCGAGGGGTACTGCGTGGCGGGCGGCACCGAGATGCTCCAGGGCACCGACATCCGGGTCGCCGGCGAATCCGCGACCTTCGGCCTCTTCGAGGTGAAGCGCGGCCTGTTCCCGATCGGCGGCTCCACGGTCCGGCTGCAACGCCAGATCCCGCGCACCCACGCGCTGGAGATGCTGCTCACCGGACGCCCGTACACCGCACGCGAGGCCGCCGACATCGGCCTCGTCGGGCATGTCGTCCCGGACGGCACCGCCCTCGACAAGGCCCTGGAGATCGCCGAACTGGTCAACGGCTGCGGTCCGTTGGCGGTCGAGGCGGTCAAGGCCTCGGTGTACGAGACGGCGGAGATGACGGAGACCGACGGGCTCGCCGCCGAACTGAAGCGCGGCTGGCCGATCTTCGACACGGCCGACGCGAAGGAGGGGGCCCGGGCTTTCGCGGAGAAACGGTCACCCGACTACAAGCGCATGTAG
- a CDS encoding OB-fold nucleic acid binding domain-containing protein has protein sequence MPDVLKAPLVVEFPFTRSLGPVQSAFLTGLRERVILGVKTRDGRTLVPPVEYDPVTAEEIRDLVAVGVTGTVTTWAWNHAPRRGQPLDRPFAWVLVKLDGADTALLHALDAPGPDAVRTGMRVRVRWAEERTGAITDIACFEPYDGDDSEVAVHAGEFEDPVHGIVAQARLDYTYSPGRAQTAYINALAERRAVGERCPSCRKVYVPPRGACPTCGVATAEQVEVGPSGTVTTFCIVNIKAKNLDIEVPYVYAHIALDGADLALHGRIGGIPYDQVRMGLRVEPVWTEGGRYPDHYRPTGEPDAEYDTYKELL, from the coding sequence ATGCCCGACGTGCTCAAGGCCCCCCTGGTCGTCGAATTCCCCTTCACCCGCTCCCTCGGCCCCGTCCAGAGCGCCTTCCTGACCGGTCTTCGTGAACGCGTGATCCTCGGGGTCAAGACCCGCGACGGGCGCACCCTGGTTCCGCCCGTCGAGTACGACCCCGTCACCGCCGAGGAGATCCGCGACCTCGTCGCTGTCGGCGTCACCGGCACCGTGACCACCTGGGCCTGGAACCACGCACCGCGCCGCGGCCAGCCGCTGGACAGGCCGTTCGCCTGGGTCCTGGTGAAGCTCGACGGTGCCGACACCGCACTCCTGCACGCGCTCGACGCCCCCGGCCCCGACGCCGTCCGCACCGGCATGCGCGTCCGCGTCCGGTGGGCCGAGGAACGCACCGGCGCCATCACCGACATCGCCTGCTTCGAGCCGTACGACGGGGACGACTCCGAAGTCGCCGTCCACGCGGGCGAGTTCGAGGACCCGGTCCACGGCATCGTCGCCCAGGCCCGCCTCGACTACACCTACTCGCCGGGCCGCGCCCAGACCGCCTACATCAACGCCCTCGCCGAACGCCGGGCCGTCGGCGAGCGCTGCCCGTCCTGCCGCAAGGTCTACGTGCCACCGAGGGGTGCCTGTCCCACCTGCGGTGTCGCCACGGCGGAACAGGTGGAAGTGGGCCCGAGCGGCACGGTCACGACCTTCTGCATCGTCAACATCAAGGCGAAGAACCTCGACATCGAAGTGCCGTACGTCTACGCCCACATCGCCCTGGACGGCGCCGACCTCGCGCTGCACGGCCGGATCGGCGGCATCCCGTACGACCAGGTGCGCATGGGCCTCAGGGTCGAACCGGTGTGGACCGAGGGCGGCCGTTACCCGGACCACTACCGGCCCACCGGTGAACCCGACGCGGAGTACGACACCTACAAGGAGCTGCTGTGA
- a CDS encoding thiolase domain-containing protein produces the protein MTRDIAVVAFAQSDTLRSTEEVSEVEMLMPVLHDVLAQTGLKTADIGFTCSGSCDYLAGRAFSFTLALDGVGAWPPISESHVETDGAWALYEAWTKLLSGDADTALVYSYGKSSPGSLRDVLTRQLDPYYVAPLWPDSVALAALQAQALIDAGDTDERELAAIGARSRSTDNPRAQLKGPVPQGDYLVRPLRTGDCPPIGDGAAAVVLAAGERARALCERPAWIRGIDHRIEAHSLGVRDLTDSPSTRLAAERAGVFERPVDTAELHAPFSSQEVVLRKALRLDDSTRVNPSGGALAANPMMAAGLARIGEAAARIHRGESDRALAHATSGPCLQQNLVAVLEGDPR, from the coding sequence GTGACCCGTGACATCGCGGTCGTCGCCTTCGCCCAGTCCGACACCCTGCGCTCCACCGAGGAAGTGTCCGAGGTGGAGATGCTCATGCCGGTCCTGCACGACGTCCTCGCCCAGACCGGCCTGAAGACCGCCGACATCGGCTTCACCTGCTCCGGTTCCTGCGACTACCTCGCCGGGCGCGCCTTCTCCTTCACCCTCGCCCTCGACGGCGTGGGCGCCTGGCCGCCCATATCCGAGTCGCACGTCGAGACGGACGGGGCGTGGGCGCTGTACGAGGCGTGGACCAAGCTGCTGTCCGGGGACGCCGACACCGCGCTGGTGTACTCCTACGGCAAGTCCTCGCCCGGCTCCCTCCGGGACGTGCTCACCCGGCAGCTCGACCCGTACTACGTCGCCCCGCTGTGGCCCGACTCCGTCGCGCTGGCCGCCCTCCAGGCCCAGGCGCTCATCGACGCGGGTGACACGGACGAGCGCGAGCTGGCGGCGATCGGCGCCCGCAGCCGCAGCACCGACAACCCGCGCGCGCAGCTCAAGGGCCCCGTACCGCAGGGGGATTACCTCGTACGACCGCTCCGCACCGGGGACTGCCCGCCCATCGGTGACGGGGCCGCCGCGGTGGTCCTCGCGGCGGGGGAGCGGGCCAGGGCACTGTGCGAACGCCCCGCGTGGATCCGCGGGATCGACCACCGCATCGAGGCGCACTCGCTCGGTGTCCGCGATCTCACCGACTCACCCTCCACCCGCCTGGCCGCCGAGCGGGCCGGCGTCTTCGAACGGCCCGTGGACACCGCCGAGTTGCACGCACCGTTCAGCTCGCAGGAGGTCGTCCTGCGCAAGGCACTCCGGCTCGACGACAGCACGCGGGTCAACCCCTCAGGGGGCGCACTCGCCGCCAACCCGATGATGGCCGCCGGACTCGCACGTATCGGTGAGGCCGCCGCCCGGATCCACCGGGGGGAGTCCGACCGGGCCCTCGCCCACGCCACCTCCGGGCCCTGTCTCCAGCAGAACCTGGTCGCCGTACTCGAAGGGGATCCCCGATGA
- a CDS encoding thiolase domain-containing protein — MSKEPVAVVGIGQTKHVAARRDVSIAGLVREAAVRALDDAELTWADVDAVVIGKAPDFFEGVMMPELYLADALGAVGKPMLRVHTAGSVGGSTALVAANLVAARVHSTVLTLAFEKQSESNAMWGLSLPIPFQQPLLAGAGGFFAPHVRAYMRRTGAPDTVGSLVAYKDRRNALKNPYAHLHEHDITLEKVQASPMLWDPIRYSETCPSSDGACAMVLTDRAGAARAPRPPAWMLGGAMRSEPTLFAGKDAVSPQAGKDCAADVYRQAGIADPRRDIDAVEMYVPFSWYEPMWLENLGFADEGEGWKLTEAGVTELDGDLPVNMSGGVLSTNPIGASGMIRFAEAALQARGQAGEHQVEGARRVLGHAYGGGSQFFSMWLVGSEPPDA, encoded by the coding sequence ATGAGCAAGGAGCCCGTAGCCGTCGTAGGCATCGGCCAGACCAAGCACGTCGCGGCCCGCCGGGACGTGTCGATCGCCGGGCTCGTCCGCGAGGCGGCCGTGCGGGCGCTCGACGACGCCGAGTTGACCTGGGCCGACGTCGACGCCGTGGTGATCGGCAAGGCGCCCGACTTCTTCGAGGGCGTCATGATGCCGGAGCTGTACCTGGCGGACGCCCTCGGCGCGGTGGGCAAGCCGATGCTGCGGGTGCACACGGCGGGCAGCGTCGGCGGCTCCACGGCGCTCGTCGCCGCGAACCTGGTGGCGGCCCGGGTGCACTCCACCGTCCTCACCCTCGCCTTCGAGAAGCAGTCCGAGTCCAACGCCATGTGGGGCCTGTCCCTGCCGATCCCCTTCCAGCAGCCCCTGCTGGCCGGGGCCGGCGGCTTCTTCGCTCCGCACGTGCGCGCGTACATGCGGCGCACCGGCGCGCCCGACACGGTCGGCTCCCTGGTGGCGTACAAGGACCGCCGCAACGCGCTCAAGAACCCGTACGCGCATCTGCACGAGCACGACATCACCCTGGAGAAGGTCCAGGCCTCGCCCATGCTCTGGGACCCCATCCGCTACTCGGAGACCTGCCCGTCCTCCGACGGCGCCTGCGCGATGGTGCTCACCGACCGGGCGGGCGCGGCCCGAGCACCGAGGCCCCCGGCCTGGATGCTGGGCGGCGCCATGCGCAGTGAGCCCACGCTGTTCGCGGGCAAGGACGCCGTGTCGCCGCAGGCCGGCAAGGACTGCGCGGCCGACGTGTACCGGCAGGCGGGGATCGCCGACCCGCGCCGGGACATCGACGCCGTCGAGATGTACGTGCCGTTCTCCTGGTACGAGCCCATGTGGCTGGAGAACCTCGGCTTCGCCGACGAGGGCGAGGGCTGGAAGCTCACCGAGGCCGGGGTCACCGAGCTGGACGGGGACCTCCCCGTCAACATGTCGGGCGGGGTGCTGTCCACCAATCCGATCGGCGCCTCCGGCATGATCCGCTTCGCCGAGGCCGCCCTCCAGGCCCGGGGACAGGCCGGGGAACACCAGGTGGAGGGCGCCCGCAGGGTGCTGGGGCACGCCTATGGCGGCGGATCCCAGTTCTTCTCCATGTGGCTCGTGGGGTCTGAGCCCCCTGATGCGTGA
- a CDS encoding DUF397 domain-containing protein has translation MAETTIQQQPLMGWEKPELDLSNADWHSSSRGLGDVQIAFVEGFIAMRNSGRPESPSLIFTPAEWGAFVSGAREGEFDLT, from the coding sequence GTGGCCGAGACCACCATCCAGCAGCAGCCGCTCATGGGCTGGGAGAAGCCGGAGCTGGACCTGAGCAACGCCGACTGGCACTCCAGCAGCCGCGGCCTGGGGGATGTCCAGATCGCCTTCGTTGAGGGGTTCATCGCGATGCGCAACAGCGGCCGCCCGGAGAGCCCTTCCTTGATCTTCACCCCCGCGGAGTGGGGCGCGTTCGTGTCCGGGGCGCGGGAAGGAGAGTTCGACCTCACCTGA
- a CDS encoding universal stress protein codes for MSTLPVIAAVDGSDDSLRALDWALDAARRREAPLRVVHVRQYAVWAQPDVLVAGAPDADDDPVLDRVRTYLEDRSDRPRTEYLGVEGAPGAVLPELGSTAQLLVLGSRGRGGFASLLLGSNGMAAARDAECPVVVVPRPGREVDGEAPAGPGPRVVVGLHVDSPDDATLDFAFTEAGLRGARLQVVAAYQWPLQSWAVPAELGPTMIDQDAVANETRALAEGFLAPHGARHPGVVAEPYVPAGDAAGHLVAASKGADLVVVGRHRRRLLAPARILGSVTQAVLLHAASPVAVVPPGPVEPQDLPED; via the coding sequence ATGAGCACCCTGCCGGTGATCGCCGCGGTGGACGGTTCGGACGACAGCCTGCGCGCCCTGGACTGGGCGCTCGACGCGGCCCGTCGGCGTGAGGCACCGCTGCGCGTGGTGCACGTACGGCAGTACGCCGTCTGGGCCCAGCCCGACGTCCTCGTCGCCGGTGCCCCCGACGCGGACGACGATCCGGTCCTCGACCGGGTACGGACGTATCTGGAGGACCGGTCCGACCGGCCGCGGACGGAGTACCTCGGTGTCGAGGGCGCGCCCGGTGCCGTGCTGCCCGAACTGGGCTCCACTGCCCAGCTCCTGGTGCTCGGCTCCCGGGGCCGGGGCGGTTTCGCCAGTCTGCTGCTCGGCTCCAACGGCATGGCCGCCGCCCGTGACGCCGAGTGCCCCGTGGTCGTGGTGCCCCGCCCCGGGCGCGAGGTCGACGGCGAGGCGCCTGCCGGACCCGGCCCGCGCGTGGTCGTCGGCCTGCACGTCGACAGCCCCGACGACGCCACCCTCGACTTCGCCTTCACCGAGGCCGGCCTGCGCGGCGCCCGCCTCCAGGTGGTCGCCGCCTACCAGTGGCCCCTGCAGAGCTGGGCGGTACCGGCCGAGCTGGGCCCCACGATGATCGACCAGGACGCGGTCGCGAACGAGACCCGCGCCCTCGCCGAGGGCTTCCTGGCCCCGCACGGCGCCCGTCACCCCGGGGTGGTGGCCGAGCCGTACGTGCCTGCGGGCGACGCGGCCGGGCATCTGGTCGCGGCTTCCAAGGGCGCCGACCTGGTCGTCGTCGGCCGGCACCGGCGCCGCCTGCTGGCGCCGGCCCGCATCCTGGGGTCCGTCACCCAGGCGGTCCTGCTGCACGCGGCGAGCCCGGTGGCGGTGGTCCCGCCCGGCCCGGTGGAGCCCCAGGACCTCCCGGAGGACTGA